The DNA segment TCAGCTTAAGCGCTTCGATGCCGACGGTGATGTGGTTCTCGACGAACGAGGAGCTGACCTTGGCGTCGCTGGCTTCGGTCTTTACGCCTTCCGGGATCATCGGCTGGTCGCTGACCAGCAGCAGCGCGCCGCAGGGGATGCGGTTCGCGAAGCCGGCGGCGAAGACGGTGGCGGTCTCCATGTCGATGGCCATGCAGCGCATCGCGCGCAGGCGCTCCTTGAAGGCGACATCGTGTTCCCACACGCGGCGGTTGGTGGTGTACACCGTGCCGGTCCAGTAGTCGTGGCCGAGGTCGCGGATCATCGTGGACACCGCGCGCTGCAGCGCGAACGCGGGCAGCGCCGGCACTTCCGGCAGCAGGTAATCGTTGCTGGTGCCCTCGCCACGGATCGCCGCGATCGGCAGCACCAGGTCGCCCAGCTCGTTCTTGCGCTTCAACCCGCCGCACTTGCCGAGAAACAGCACCGCCTTCGGCATGATCGCCGACAGCAGGTCCATCATCGTCGCCGCGTTCGGGCTGCCCATGCCGAAGTTGATCATGGTGATGCCGTCGGCGGTGGCGCTGGCCATCGGCCGGTCCAGGCCGACGATGGGCGCACCGGTCAACTGGGAGAACACGTTGAGGTAGCCGCCGAAATTGGTCAGCAGGATGTGTTCGCCGAACTGATCCAGGGGCACGCCGGTGTAGCGCGGCAGCCAGTTGTCGACGATTTCGTTCTTGTCCTTCATGGAAGCCTCTTTTTCTTGTTGTTGTAAGGCCATTCTTGCATGGAAGCGACGGCACGCACTTGGCAGCACGCCGCCCGGGCGGGTAGGTTGGGGCCTGCTTCCAGGGGACACACCATGCGAATGACCTTGCTGGCCGGGCTCATCCTGGCCTCGCTGGGCGGCAGCGCGCTTGCCGCCACGCCCGCCTCCCGCTTCACCCAGGACCCGTACCCGAGCACCTATCGTGCGGTCCCGTCCGGCCCCGTGCTGTTGGCCAACGCGACGGTGCTGACCGGCACCGGCGAACGCCTCGACGGCGCCGACGTGCTGCTGGCCGACGGCAAGGTTGTGGCGGTGGGCCGCGGCTTGTCCGCGCCCGAGGGCGCTACCCGCGTCGACGCGACCGGCAAATGGGTGACGCCCGGCCTGATCGACGTGCACTCGCACCTGGGTGTGTACCCCAGCCCCGGCGTGAAGGCGCATAGCGACGGCAACGAGATGACCGCGCCGGTGACGGCGAACGTATGGGCCGAGCACTCGATCTGGGCGCAGGACCCGGGCTTCCACACGGCCCTGGCCGGTGGCGTAACCTCATTGCAGGTGCTGCCGGGCTCGGCCAACCTGGTGGGCGGGCGCGGCGTGACGCTGAAGAACGTCGCCTCCACGAGCTATCAGGGCATGAAGTTCCCCGGCGCACCCTGGGGCCTGAAGATGGCCTGCGGCGAGAACCCCAAGCGCGTGTACGGCGGCAAGAGCGGCCCGGCCACGCGCATGGGCAACGTGGCGGGCTATCGCGCGGCGTTCATCGATGCCGCCGAGTACCTCAAGAAGAATGCCCCCAAGGCGCAGCAGCCGAAGAAGAAGCGCTGGTGGGAGCGCGCCAGCGGTGGCGAAGGCACCGACAGTGGCGGTGATGCGGGCGGCAAGCGCGACCTGAAGCTGGACACGCTGGCCGGCGCGATCAACGGCGAGATCCTGGTGCACATCCACTGCTACCGCGCCGACGAGATGGCGACGATG comes from the Pseudoxanthomonas sp. YR558 genome and includes:
- a CDS encoding AMP nucleosidase; translated protein: MKDKNEIVDNWLPRYTGVPLDQFGEHILLTNFGGYLNVFSQLTGAPIVGLDRPMASATADGITMINFGMGSPNAATMMDLLSAIMPKAVLFLGKCGGLKRKNELGDLVLPIAAIRGEGTSNDYLLPEVPALPAFALQRAVSTMIRDLGHDYWTGTVYTTNRRVWEHDVAFKERLRAMRCMAIDMETATVFAAGFANRIPCGALLLVSDQPMIPEGVKTEASDAKVSSSFVENHITVGIEALKLIRRNGKSVRHLRFDE
- a CDS encoding amidohydrolase, whose translation is MRMTLLAGLILASLGGSALAATPASRFTQDPYPSTYRAVPSGPVLLANATVLTGTGERLDGADVLLADGKVVAVGRGLSAPEGATRVDATGKWVTPGLIDVHSHLGVYPSPGVKAHSDGNEMTAPVTANVWAEHSIWAQDPGFHTALAGGVTSLQVLPGSANLVGGRGVTLKNVASTSYQGMKFPGAPWGLKMACGENPKRVYGGKSGPATRMGNVAGYRAAFIDAAEYLKKNAPKAQQPKKKRWWERASGGEGTDSGGDAGGKRDLKLDTLAGAINGEILVHIHCYRADEMATMLDLAKEFGFKIAAFHHGVEAYKLADRLAQENVCGALWADWWGFKMEAFDGIQENIAIVDRPANSCAIVHSDSDEGIQRLNQEAAKVMANAQRAGMGDIAPERAIRWVTSNAAKALGIADRTGTLEAGKMADVVVWNQSPFSVYAKAEQVYIDGARLYDRNDRSRQPVSDFMLGQEVTP